In Salinisphaera sp. LB1, one genomic interval encodes:
- a CDS encoding sodium:proton antiporter, which yields MAHHLSLLLISIIALGVFSQWLAWWLRMPAIVLFLVSGVIAGPVLGWMNPSEDIGPVLSPIVGLAVAVILFEGGLSLRLHEFKEAASGVRRLVTLGSMFAWGLYSVAAYFIGDLSLPVSLLFGAILIVTGPTVIIPMLRQAGLNRRTASYLKWEGIINDPIGALLAVLVFQYFVFAGAYPGGGTQVVVELGLAILISLALGGGVGWLLGWAFNHVWVPEYLKAPLTVACVLVIYGLASEIFAEAGLLAVTVMGMVMGNMSIAGMAELRRFKEYVTILLVSSVFIVLTADLDPKVLRHLDWHAAALVAVVLFVARPVAVWLATTFTNMEWRDRLLVGWIAPRGIVAAAVAGVFAPTLIQAGYGGAQELLPLIFAIVFASVILHGFSLGRLARWLRLSVEPNGVLIVGASPWSTELARALSNELHVQVLLVDSSWHRLRTARLAGVRVLYGEVLSETIQQSLELNEIACMLAATSNDAYNALVCSHFSNSLEHDRVFQLPMYAADENNDAKVVARPLRGRPAFDESAQYEELWRHHFQSWQFYKTRLTENYGYEDLKRDRPPEAIPIAVLHDDRTLLLSPAAGGTRPDIGDTIIYYAPKRTDEDRRRARAERAEAASARSASNGDGASEEQDKES from the coding sequence ATGGCACACCATCTTTCGCTGTTGTTGATTTCGATCATCGCACTGGGCGTGTTCTCGCAGTGGCTCGCCTGGTGGCTGCGCATGCCGGCGATCGTGCTGTTCCTGGTCTCCGGCGTGATCGCCGGGCCGGTGCTCGGATGGATGAATCCATCCGAGGATATCGGCCCGGTGCTGTCGCCCATCGTGGGGCTGGCGGTGGCGGTGATCCTGTTCGAGGGCGGCCTGTCGCTGCGGCTGCACGAGTTCAAGGAAGCGGCCTCGGGCGTGCGCCGTCTGGTCACGCTTGGCTCGATGTTCGCCTGGGGGCTGTACTCGGTCGCGGCCTATTTCATCGGCGATCTCAGCTTGCCGGTGTCGCTGCTGTTCGGCGCAATCCTGATCGTCACCGGCCCGACGGTGATCATTCCCATGCTGCGCCAGGCGGGGCTCAACCGCCGCACGGCGTCGTATCTGAAGTGGGAAGGGATCATCAACGACCCGATCGGCGCGCTGCTCGCGGTGCTGGTGTTCCAGTATTTCGTGTTCGCCGGGGCCTATCCGGGCGGTGGTACGCAGGTCGTCGTGGAGCTGGGCCTGGCGATTCTGATTTCGCTGGCGCTCGGCGGTGGTGTCGGCTGGCTGCTGGGCTGGGCGTTCAACCACGTCTGGGTGCCGGAATATCTCAAGGCGCCGCTGACCGTTGCCTGCGTGCTGGTGATCTACGGTCTGGCCAGCGAGATCTTCGCCGAGGCCGGGCTGCTCGCGGTCACCGTCATGGGCATGGTCATGGGCAACATGAGCATCGCCGGCATGGCGGAACTGCGTCGGTTCAAGGAATACGTCACCATTCTGCTGGTCTCGTCGGTGTTCATCGTGCTGACGGCCGACCTCGATCCCAAGGTGCTGCGGCATCTGGACTGGCATGCCGCGGCCCTGGTGGCCGTGGTGTTGTTCGTGGCGCGTCCGGTGGCGGTGTGGCTGGCCACGACCTTCACCAACATGGAATGGCGCGATCGCCTGCTGGTGGGCTGGATTGCACCGCGCGGCATCGTAGCCGCCGCCGTGGCCGGCGTGTTCGCACCCACGCTGATCCAGGCCGGCTATGGCGGTGCGCAGGAGTTGCTGCCGCTGATCTTCGCCATCGTGTTCGCGTCGGTGATCCTGCACGGTTTCTCGCTGGGCCGGCTGGCGCGCTGGCTGCGGTTGTCGGTCGAACCCAACGGCGTGCTCATTGTCGGTGCGTCGCCGTGGTCGACCGAGTTGGCGCGCGCGTTGTCGAACGAGCTGCACGTTCAGGTGCTGCTGGTGGATTCGTCCTGGCATCGGCTGCGTACCGCACGCCTGGCCGGCGTGCGCGTGCTGTACGGCGAAGTGCTCTCGGAGACCATTCAGCAGTCGCTGGAGCTCAACGAGATCGCCTGCATGCTGGCGGCGACCAGCAACGATGCTTATAACGCCCTGGTCTGCTCGCATTTCTCCAACAGTCTGGAACACGATCGCGTGTTCCAGCTGCCGATGTATGCGGCCGACGAGAACAACGACGCCAAGGTCGTGGCCCGTCCGCTGCGGGGCCGGCCGGCGTTCGACGAGTCGGCCCAGTATGAAGAACTCTGGCGTCATCATTTTCAGAGCTGGCAGTTCTACAAGACCCGGCTCACCGAGAATTATGGTTACGAGGATCTCAAGCGCGACCGGCCGCCGGAAGCCATTCCCATCGCTGTGTTGCACGATGACCGGACGCTGCTGCTGTCGCCCGCCGCCGGCGGCACGCGGCCGGATATCGGCGATACCATCATTTACTATGCCCCCAAGCGCACCGACGAGGATCGGCGCCGGGCCCGCGCCGAACGCGCTGAGGCCGCAAGCGCGCGTTCGGCGTCGAACGGCGACGGGGCATCCGAGGAACAGGACAAGGAGTCTTGA
- a CDS encoding TIGR04211 family SH3 domain-containing protein, with protein MGYRYARMRGFGAVLIAMTLLYAVTASAATQYVSDQLSINMRSGPGTKYRIEKLLDAGDKLDTLGSSSGGWTHVRTSSGQTGYVLTRFLSDQPAAREQLASLKQQVSKLKSDNADLKKELSQALHGSDKLGELKRNLVAQNKKLKSKLQNIRETSADAIRIGKENEKYRKQLMSLRADVDRLKHQNQALQSRRDGMKIGALILFGGVLLGLLLPLFRRRRKGNWDSL; from the coding sequence ATGGGCTATCGATACGCGCGGATGCGTGGATTCGGCGCCGTCCTGATCGCAATGACCCTGTTGTACGCAGTCACGGCCAGTGCTGCGACGCAGTATGTGAGCGATCAGTTGTCGATCAACATGCGCAGCGGGCCGGGTACGAAGTATCGGATCGAGAAGTTGCTGGATGCCGGCGACAAGCTCGATACGCTGGGCTCGTCTTCCGGCGGCTGGACGCACGTGCGCACGTCGTCGGGCCAGACCGGTTACGTACTGACCCGTTTCCTGTCCGATCAGCCGGCCGCACGCGAGCAGTTGGCCAGCCTCAAGCAACAGGTCAGCAAGCTGAAGTCGGACAATGCCGATCTCAAGAAGGAGCTGTCGCAGGCGCTGCACGGCTCGGACAAGCTGGGCGAGCTCAAGCGGAATCTGGTCGCCCAGAACAAGAAGCTCAAATCGAAGTTGCAGAACATCCGCGAGACATCCGCCGACGCGATCCGCATCGGCAAGGAAAACGAAAAGTACCGCAAACAACTGATGAGCCTGCGCGCGGACGTGGATCGGCTCAAGCACCAGAATCAGGCGTTGCAGTCGCGCCGTGACGGTATGAAGATCGGCGCGCTGATCCTGTTTGGCGGCGTCCTGCTGGGCCTGCTGCTGCCGCTGTTCCGGCGCCGTCGCAAAGGCAATTGGGATTCGCTCTGA
- a CDS encoding TatD family hydrolase, whose product MALIDIGANLAHDSFDDDRDSVIARAAEAGVTRFVVTGSDLASSQGAIDIARAHPGRGFATAGLHPHHASDWSDELAGLMRRAAAAGEIVAIGETGLDYFRDISPRDVQMRVFAAQLAIAVEHDMPVFLHQRDAHADFIAILREYLPHLPRAVVHCFTDGPDVLADYLAADLHVGITGWICDERRGADLYAAAADIPDDRLMIETDCPYLMPRTIRPKPKSRRNEPAYLPWVRDSVATARGVAPDHIERITTANAARFFALA is encoded by the coding sequence ATGGCTCTGATCGACATCGGCGCCAATCTGGCCCACGACAGCTTTGACGACGACCGCGACAGCGTGATCGCGCGTGCCGCCGAGGCCGGCGTCACACGGTTCGTGGTAACCGGCAGCGATCTCGCCAGCAGCCAGGGCGCCATCGATATCGCCCGGGCCCACCCGGGGCGCGGCTTCGCCACGGCCGGTCTGCATCCGCATCACGCCAGCGACTGGAGCGACGAACTGGCCGGGCTCATGCGCCGCGCGGCGGCCGCTGGCGAGATCGTGGCGATCGGCGAGACCGGCCTGGATTATTTTCGCGACATCAGCCCGCGCGACGTGCAAATGCGCGTCTTCGCCGCGCAGCTCGCGATCGCCGTCGAACACGACATGCCGGTGTTTCTGCATCAGCGCGACGCCCACGCCGACTTCATCGCCATACTGCGCGAATACCTGCCGCATCTGCCACGGGCCGTGGTCCACTGCTTCACCGATGGCCCGGATGTGCTCGCCGATTATCTGGCCGCGGATCTGCATGTCGGCATCACCGGCTGGATCTGCGACGAACGCCGCGGCGCCGATCTGTACGCCGCGGCGGCCGACATTCCCGACGATCGGTTAATGATCGAAACGGACTGCCCCTATCTCATGCCGCGCACGATCCGCCCGAAGCCGAAAAGCCGGCGTAACGAGCCGGCCTATCTGCCGTGGGTCCGCGACAGCGTGGCAACCGCCCGCGGCGTCGCCCCGGATCACATCGAGCGCATCACCACCGCCAACGCAGCGCGTTTCTTCGCCCTCGCCTGA
- a CDS encoding YqjD family protein, with protein MSETDALKKDMEALRKDLRELAETVRTSGEKRYQEGLDQARHGYEDLRREASKRSKEVGAEIEARPFTSIFAAFGIGLVLGKLLR; from the coding sequence ATGAGCGAAACTGACGCCCTCAAGAAAGATATGGAGGCCCTGCGCAAGGACCTGCGTGAGCTGGCCGAAACCGTGCGCACCAGCGGTGAAAAACGTTACCAGGAAGGCCTTGACCAGGCCCGCCATGGCTACGAGGACCTGCGCCGCGAAGCCAGCAAGCGCAGCAAGGAAGTCGGCGCCGAAATCGAAGCCCGCCCCTTCACCAGCATATTCGCCGCCTTCGGTATCGGTCTGGTGCTGGGCAAGCTGCTCCGCTAG
- a CDS encoding RNA-guided endonuclease TnpB family protein, whose product MLKASKVRIYPMTEQAAFLNRQFGAVRFCYNTGLRIMSHRYKRHGHSLSARHDIKKLLPVAKKSRKYGWLKEADAMALQQSCINLDQAFQRFFDPRQKVGYPRFKSKRGKQSSTHCVGVKAGDSWIKVPKLGPIKAKVHRPVDGKLKSITLSRTVTGKHYASLLYETEQAAPAPLKEVDADGVVGLDVGLSHLAIDSTGRKIANPRFLKQAQKNLKRKQQALSRTKKGSANRAKARLLVAKAHERAANARKDFQHKLSRQIIDDNQAVIVETLKVKNMMKNAKLAKHIGDASWYALTAKLDYKAKEQGKHLVKIDPWFASSKTCHVCHYKMSAMPLSVRSWACPACHTQHDRDINAALNIKHQGIVKLKAEGLSVSAHGGLRKSGMAPAAA is encoded by the coding sequence ATGCTGAAGGCCTCGAAGGTACGCATCTACCCCATGACCGAGCAGGCGGCGTTTCTGAACCGCCAGTTCGGCGCGGTGCGTTTCTGCTACAACACCGGCCTTCGCATCATGTCCCATCGCTACAAGCGCCACGGTCACTCGTTGAGTGCCAGGCACGACATCAAGAAGCTGCTGCCGGTGGCCAAGAAGTCCCGCAAGTATGGCTGGCTGAAAGAGGCGGACGCCATGGCGCTCCAGCAGTCGTGTATCAATCTCGACCAAGCCTTCCAACGCTTCTTCGATCCCAGGCAAAAAGTGGGCTACCCGCGCTTCAAGAGCAAGCGGGGCAAGCAATCCAGCACCCACTGCGTCGGCGTCAAGGCCGGCGATAGCTGGATCAAGGTGCCCAAGCTCGGGCCGATCAAGGCCAAGGTACACCGGCCTGTTGACGGCAAGCTCAAAAGCATCACGCTGTCGCGCACCGTCACCGGCAAGCACTACGCCTCGCTGCTATACGAGACAGAACAGGCTGCGCCCGCGCCGTTGAAGGAGGTAGACGCTGACGGTGTCGTCGGCCTCGACGTGGGCCTCTCTCACCTCGCCATTGACTCCACCGGCCGCAAGATTGCCAATCCGCGATTCCTCAAGCAGGCGCAGAAGAACCTCAAGCGCAAACAACAGGCGCTGTCCCGTACCAAGAAGGGCAGTGCCAATCGAGCCAAGGCACGCTTGCTCGTCGCCAAGGCTCACGAGCGGGCAGCGAATGCCCGCAAAGACTTCCAGCACAAGCTCTCTCGACAGATCATTGACGACAACCAAGCGGTGATCGTCGAGACGCTGAAGGTCAAGAATATGATGAAGAATGCCAAGCTCGCCAAGCACATCGGCGATGCATCGTGGTATGCCTTGACCGCCAAGCTGGACTACAAGGCCAAGGAACAGGGCAAGCACCTGGTCAAGATCGACCCGTGGTTTGCCAGCTCCAAGACCTGCCATGTCTGTCACTATAAGATGAGCGCCATGCCGTTGAGCGTCCGGTCGTGGGCGTGTCCCGCCTGCCACACACAGCACGATCGTGACATCAACGCGGCGCTGAACATCAAGCATCAAGGCATAGTGAAGTTGAAGGCGGAAGGGCTGTCCGTCTCTGCCCATGGAGGCTTGCGTAAGTCCGGCATGGCGCCGGCTGCTGCCTGA
- the tnpA gene encoding IS200/IS605 family transposase, whose amino-acid sequence MQVDYRRGRHSVTRLVVHLVFTTKYRRKVFDGYMIEQLREAFGSACDKLDCRILEFEGEEDHVHLLVEYPPKLSISVLVNNLKSTSSRRVRFLNTHIPRLSKSAALWSRSYFACSAGGATIETLKAYVQEQKTPQ is encoded by the coding sequence GTGCAGGTCGATTATCGACGAGGACGACACAGCGTAACGCGACTGGTTGTTCACCTTGTCTTCACGACGAAATATCGGCGCAAGGTGTTCGACGGATACATGATCGAGCAGTTACGCGAAGCGTTTGGGTCTGCTTGCGATAAGCTGGATTGCCGCATCCTTGAGTTCGAAGGTGAAGAAGATCATGTCCACTTACTCGTGGAATATCCGCCGAAGCTGTCGATCAGCGTGCTTGTCAACAACTTGAAGTCCACGTCGTCTCGACGGGTGAGGTTCTTGAATACCCACATTCCGCGCCTCAGCAAGAGCGCCGCACTGTGGTCGAGATCGTATTTCGCGTGTAGCGCAGGCGGCGCCACCATCGAGACGCTCAAGGCTTATGTGCAGGAGCAGAAGACACCACAATAA
- the ilvD gene encoding dihydroxy-acid dehydratase: MAVDDNQPQPKPRRSQVITQGTSRAPNRAMLRAMGYTDEDFNKPIVGIANGYSTITPCNMGLNTLAGRAEEALETGGAKSQMFGTVTVSDGISMGTPGMKYSLVSREVIADAVETAVQAEAMDGVMAIGGCDKNMPGAMIGIARMNVPAIFVYGGTIKPGHLDGEDLNLVSAFEAVGQYAAGQIDEQRLYQVECNACPGAGSCGGMYTANSMSSAFEAMGMSLPYSSTMAAEDAEKADSAAESARVLIRAIEQDIRPRDLLTKKAFENAITLMMAVGGSTNAVLHLLAIAQAAEVDLSLDDFERIRAKVPVFCDLKPSGRFVVTQLHGAGGIPQVMKMLLNAGLLHGDTLTITGATLAETLADVPDQPPTYQKVILPMDQALYESGHLAILRGNLAEEGAVAKITGLKKPAITGPARVFDSEEEAMAAILDESIVAGDVVVIRYEGPKGGPGMREMLSPTSALIGRGLGEKVGLITDGRFSGGTYGMVVGHVAPEAAVGGGIALIEEGDTIVIDARERKLHLEVDDEELQRRRAAWVPRPPKASRGVLAKYMRLVGSAAKGAVTDEPFEE; the protein is encoded by the coding sequence ATGGCCGTCGACGACAACCAGCCCCAACCGAAGCCCCGCCGCAGCCAGGTCATCACCCAGGGCACGTCGCGTGCGCCCAACCGCGCGATGCTGCGCGCGATGGGTTACACCGATGAGGACTTCAACAAGCCCATCGTCGGCATTGCCAACGGCTACTCCACCATCACGCCCTGCAACATGGGTCTGAATACGCTCGCCGGTCGCGCCGAGGAGGCACTGGAAACCGGCGGCGCCAAATCGCAGATGTTCGGCACGGTCACCGTGTCCGACGGCATCTCGATGGGCACGCCCGGCATGAAGTATTCGCTGGTTTCGCGCGAAGTGATCGCCGATGCGGTCGAGACCGCGGTCCAGGCCGAGGCCATGGACGGCGTCATGGCGATCGGCGGCTGCGACAAGAACATGCCGGGCGCGATGATCGGCATCGCGCGCATGAACGTGCCGGCCATCTTCGTCTATGGCGGCACGATCAAGCCGGGCCATCTCGACGGCGAGGATCTTAACCTGGTGTCGGCGTTCGAGGCGGTGGGTCAGTACGCGGCCGGTCAGATCGACGAACAACGCCTGTATCAGGTGGAGTGCAACGCCTGTCCGGGCGCCGGTTCCTGCGGCGGCATGTATACCGCCAACAGCATGTCCTCGGCATTCGAGGCGATGGGCATGAGCCTGCCGTATTCCTCGACCATGGCGGCCGAGGACGCCGAGAAGGCCGACAGCGCGGCCGAATCCGCGCGCGTGCTGATCCGGGCGATCGAGCAGGACATCAGACCGCGTGATCTGCTCACGAAGAAGGCGTTCGAGAACGCGATCACCTTGATGATGGCCGTGGGTGGATCGACCAACGCCGTGCTGCACCTGCTGGCCATCGCCCAGGCGGCCGAGGTCGACCTGTCGCTGGACGATTTCGAGCGTATCCGGGCAAAGGTGCCGGTGTTCTGTGACCTCAAGCCCTCCGGTCGATTCGTGGTCACGCAGCTGCACGGCGCGGGCGGCATTCCCCAGGTGATGAAGATGCTGCTCAATGCCGGGCTGCTGCACGGCGATACCCTGACCATCACCGGCGCCACACTCGCCGAAACGCTGGCCGATGTGCCGGACCAGCCGCCGACCTATCAGAAAGTGATCCTGCCGATGGATCAGGCGCTCTATGAATCCGGCCATCTGGCGATTCTGCGCGGCAACCTCGCCGAGGAAGGCGCGGTGGCCAAGATCACCGGCCTCAAGAAGCCGGCGATCACCGGGCCGGCGCGGGTGTTCGATTCGGAGGAAGAGGCCATGGCGGCCATCCTCGACGAATCGATCGTGGCCGGCGATGTGGTCGTGATTCGCTACGAGGGCCCGAAGGGTGGGCCGGGCATGCGCGAGATGCTGTCACCCACGTCGGCGCTTATCGGTCGTGGCCTGGGCGAGAAAGTCGGCCTGATCACCGATGGCCGATTCTCCGGCGGTACCTATGGCATGGTGGTGGGCCATGTCGCCCCGGAGGCGGCTGTCGGCGGCGGCATTGCCCTGATCGAAGAGGGCGACACGATCGTCATCGATGCGCGCGAGCGCAAGCTGCATCTCGAGGTCGACGACGAGGAACTGCAGCGTCGTCGCGCGGCCTGGGTACCGCGGCCGCCCAAGGCCAGCCGCGGGGTGCTGGCCAAATACATGCGTCTGGTCGGCAGTGCGGCGAAAGGCGCGGTCACCGACGAGCCGTTCGAGGAATAA
- a CDS encoding peroxiredoxin yields the protein MGLRLGDTAPNFTADTTEGEIDFHAWLGDSWGVLMSHPADFTPVCTTEIGATAKLSDEFAKRNAKPIVVSVDSVEDHKAWSKDIEETQGCAPTFPIIGDTDRKVAELYDMIHPNEGDTSTVRSVFVIDPNKKIRMTLTYPKSAGRNFAEILRVIDSLQLTDNYKVTTPADWQNGDDVIISPALSNEEAKKHFPDGWNELKPYLRMTKQPNR from the coding sequence ATGGGTTTGAGACTGGGCGATACCGCGCCGAATTTCACAGCGGATACCACCGAAGGCGAGATCGATTTCCACGCCTGGCTCGGCGACAGCTGGGGCGTGCTGATGTCGCATCCGGCGGATTTCACGCCGGTGTGCACCACCGAGATCGGGGCCACGGCCAAGCTGTCCGATGAGTTTGCCAAGCGCAACGCCAAGCCGATTGTCGTGTCGGTCGATTCGGTCGAGGATCACAAGGCCTGGTCGAAGGACATCGAGGAAACCCAGGGCTGTGCGCCGACCTTCCCGATCATCGGCGATACCGATCGCAAGGTGGCCGAGCTATACGACATGATTCATCCGAACGAAGGCGACACATCGACGGTGCGCAGTGTGTTCGTGATCGATCCGAACAAGAAGATCCGGATGACGCTGACCTATCCGAAGAGCGCCGGCCGCAATTTCGCCGAGATCCTGCGCGTGATCGATTCGCTGCAGCTGACCGACAATTACAAGGTCACCACGCCGGCCGACTGGCAGAACGGCGACGACGTGATCATCTCGCCGGCGTTGTCGAACGAGGAAGCGAAGAAGCACTTCCCGGACGGCTGGAATGAGCTCAAGCCTTACCTGCGCATGACCAAGCAGCCCAATCGTTGA
- the cutA gene encoding divalent-cation tolerance protein CutA has protein sequence MNDAADHEPRVVYVTTPDVETARAIAAALIEHHEAACVNIVSGVESVYRWQGRVEIDAEWLLVIKTRAGRLAAIDARLAELHPDDVPERIALPIVDGAPAYMSWLIEQTH, from the coding sequence ATGAACGACGCCGCCGACCACGAGCCACGTGTGGTTTACGTCACCACGCCCGACGTCGAGACCGCCCGCGCCATCGCGGCCGCGCTGATCGAGCATCACGAGGCCGCCTGCGTGAACATCGTATCCGGCGTGGAATCGGTGTATCGCTGGCAGGGCCGGGTCGAGATCGACGCCGAATGGCTTCTGGTGATCAAGACCCGGGCCGGGCGGCTGGCGGCGATCGATGCACGTCTGGCCGAACTGCATCCGGACGATGTGCCCGAGCGCATCGCGTTGCCGATCGTCGATGGCGCGCCCGCCTACATGAGCTGGCTGATCGAACAGACCCACTGA
- a CDS encoding thioredoxin fold domain-containing protein, which produces MQALLVGAIPLAGLAAHVARVDNSPLVGAPAMADFYADWCVDCARMKRTVFAEARVRRARSRVTAIEFDVTAYHTGQQRLMQRLNVFGPPTLLLYPASAENERPRQRLLGAVDTATVLHALDKIAAKPST; this is translated from the coding sequence ATGCAGGCGCTGCTTGTCGGCGCAATCCCGCTCGCCGGACTGGCGGCGCATGTCGCGCGCGTCGATAACTCGCCGCTGGTGGGCGCCCCCGCCATGGCCGATTTCTATGCCGACTGGTGCGTGGACTGTGCACGCATGAAACGCACCGTGTTCGCCGAGGCCCGCGTGCGGCGGGCCCGGTCACGGGTCACTGCGATCGAGTTCGATGTCACCGCCTACCACACCGGGCAACAGCGCCTGATGCAGCGGCTGAACGTTTTCGGGCCACCCACACTGTTGCTCTATCCCGCATCGGCTGAAAACGAGAGGCCCCGGCAGCGCCTGCTCGGCGCCGTCGATACCGCCACTGTTTTGCATGCGCTCGACAAGATCGCAGCGAAACCCAGCACCTGA
- the accB gene encoding acetyl-CoA carboxylase biotin carboxyl carrier protein, whose protein sequence is MDIRKLKKLIELVEDSGIAELEITEGEESVRIGRYPPAGSQPSAPPPAYAAAPPPAAAPATDAAPASGASASAGGGGEAVAEGHIIRSPMVGTFYRAPAPDAKSFVEVGDHIGPNDTVCIIEAMKMLNQIEAETSGTVSEILVENGQPVEYDQPLFVIK, encoded by the coding sequence ATGGATATCCGAAAACTGAAGAAACTCATCGAGCTGGTCGAGGATTCCGGCATCGCCGAGTTGGAGATCACCGAAGGTGAGGAATCGGTCCGCATCGGCCGTTACCCACCGGCCGGCAGTCAGCCGAGCGCCCCACCGCCGGCGTATGCGGCCGCCCCGCCGCCGGCCGCCGCACCGGCCACGGATGCCGCGCCCGCTAGCGGCGCGAGCGCGTCGGCCGGCGGCGGCGGCGAAGCTGTAGCAGAGGGTCATATCATCCGTTCGCCGATGGTCGGTACCTTCTACCGCGCGCCGGCACCGGATGCCAAATCCTTCGTCGAAGTCGGCGACCACATCGGCCCGAACGATACCGTATGCATCATCGAAGCCATGAAAATGCTCAACCAGATCGAGGCCGAGACTTCCGGCACCGTCAGCGAGATCCTGGTCGAAAACGGTCAGCCGGTCGAATACGATCAGCCGTTGTTCGTGATCAAATGA
- the accC gene encoding acetyl-CoA carboxylase biotin carboxylase subunit, with protein MLDKVLIANRGEIALRILRACRQLGIPVIAAYSTADRDQKHVLLAEEAVCIGPPSATASYLNMAVLMSTAEVAGASAIHPGYGFLSENADFAESVEQSGFTFIGPRAETIRLMGDKTSAIQEMMAAGVPCVPGSGKPLTADDVENREIADRIGYPVIIKAVGGGGGRGMHVVYEPDDLAGAVDMARREAASAFGNPQVYMEKYLELPRHVEVQVLCDTHGNAIHLGERDCSPQRRHQKVIEESPAPGITPEQREHIGSLCVEACKRIGYRGAGTFEFLYENGEFHFIEMNTRIQVEHPVTEMVTGVDLVAEQLRVAAGEKLRYTQDDIVMRGHAIECRVNAEHPETFAPSPGKITQYHAPGGPGIRMDSHMYAGYTVPPYYDSLIGKLIAHGDTRDAARARMDMALSEMVVDGIHTNLALHEWIINDPDFAAGGVSIHWLEKKIRERLGKV; from the coding sequence ATGCTGGACAAGGTTCTCATCGCCAACCGCGGCGAAATCGCGCTGCGTATCCTGCGCGCCTGTCGCCAGCTCGGTATTCCCGTGATCGCGGCCTATTCCACGGCCGACCGCGACCAGAAGCACGTGCTGCTGGCCGAGGAAGCGGTCTGCATCGGCCCGCCGTCGGCCACGGCCAGTTACCTGAACATGGCCGTGCTCATGAGCACGGCCGAGGTCGCGGGCGCGTCCGCGATTCATCCGGGCTACGGTTTTCTATCGGAAAACGCCGATTTTGCCGAGTCCGTCGAGCAATCCGGCTTCACCTTCATCGGCCCGCGAGCCGAAACCATTCGTCTGATGGGCGACAAGACATCCGCCATCCAGGAAATGATGGCGGCCGGGGTGCCCTGCGTGCCCGGTTCGGGCAAACCGCTTACTGCCGACGACGTCGAGAACCGCGAGATCGCCGATCGCATCGGCTACCCGGTGATCATCAAGGCCGTGGGCGGCGGCGGCGGCCGCGGCATGCACGTGGTCTACGAGCCGGACGACCTGGCCGGCGCGGTCGACATGGCGCGGCGCGAGGCCGCCAGCGCCTTCGGCAATCCGCAGGTCTACATGGAGAAGTACCTGGAGCTGCCGCGCCACGTCGAGGTTCAGGTGTTGTGCGACACACACGGCAACGCGATCCATCTGGGCGAGCGCGACTGTTCGCCGCAACGTCGCCACCAGAAGGTGATCGAGGAGTCGCCGGCACCGGGCATCACGCCCGAGCAACGCGAGCATATCGGCAGCCTGTGCGTGGAGGCCTGCAAGCGCATCGGCTATCGCGGCGCGGGCACGTTCGAATTCCTGTACGAAAACGGCGAGTTCCATTTCATCGAAATGAACACGCGTATCCAGGTCGAGCATCCGGTCACCGAAATGGTCACCGGTGTGGATCTGGTCGCCGAACAGTTGCGTGTAGCCGCCGGCGAGAAGCTGCGCTACACCCAGGACGATATCGTCATGCGCGGACACGCGATCGAGTGTCGCGTCAACGCCGAGCACCCGGAAACATTCGCCCCCTCGCCCGGCAAGATCACGCAGTACCATGCGCCCGGCGGGCCCGGCATCCGCATGGACAGCCACATGTACGCCGGCTATACCGTGCCGCCCTACTACGACTCGCTGATCGGCAAGCTGATCGCCCATGGCGATACGCGCGACGCGGCGCGCGCGCGCATGGACATGGCGCTGTCCGAGATGGTGGTGGACGGCATCCATACCAATCTCGCCCTGCACGAATGGATCATCAACGATCCGGATTTCGCGGCCGGCGGTGTGTCCATCCACTGGCTGGAAAAGAAGATCCGCGAACGACTGGGCAAGGTCTGA